Proteins from one Parachlamydia sp. AcF125 genomic window:
- a CDS encoding ankyrin repeat domain-containing protein: MNIHVSFLLKADRIADYVPGLSTITNLIDLFQKYVMLPTKQKANISNNHYYSYLKQKSFSRCIVLLVPVIGNISVAIYDFAKGKYNHKEVAPTAVQPVPPFTSPCPQNYNPHKPVAKGLAKDKGRQLGKYAKSLVIGGKEAKVSKAVQQEYSQATCEHRFTVSFMALYPHLSTQLGPVHPQAIAKNTQLVGANSQLHIQASSVIHYHETHSSRLPEAKLHEKLKDLLQLNCPGCIKDLMAQGHKFLKEVEEEAALRGVFYLATAYELYVSLKLQEYSFERQAFDKYLDKLERGLGDEQTLLHYFAAHENRSIFIYLFAERQNIESHLNALGGRIVKETPLHVASRAGSMPIVQFLLEQGADLKKLDSLQNNVLHHACCSQKDRVDIVKLLMQYEPTFIKAKNSDDQTPLHLAAFSGNAKSMEHLLNQIEGPIELDQQDKKGNTPLHLAVIGVGRSSSQAAEDYIKIVIALVKKGANLNALNPEKKTVLALIFKNEAITQALIQASLSSQIMDSFLRSYYLSQETLSIFRIKAQKDWEFKVPLEEIYVRLGMIENEERKTRDQALGKHSEYLQGASMPAYETMFESKEEIEIEQLFEHESLNKEKAKRIYIQGVAGIGKSTLCHYIRYRWAKGTLWAGMFTCLFWIPLRNLTLRKYPADKEYTPAGLIAKEYAGKIESKVIEACIQDTAFLQNTLLVLDGYDELPAEAQANTSLATAFKQLKELFPHILITSRPGSCSFKRSCELELLGFDNEGIEDYIERFFKHLEAEEKKEKLYHLLNSSPQVLSLAQIPINLTLLCCLFNEDPEVFDARQPITMTYIYERMVNWMYKWFLLRRIDQGQSRQTKEEILAEKNLRQNLEVANIANAFEKMASFAMRNDTLYLSKREIENFKGNKILSNELTDCGLMRIPGAVTEEKGYFIHLTFQEFLTASKVANQYLTGERQACQDFVRTYKFEPRYALVLRMIAGYLSLSTSNNRFYLDPNPLQAFFDDLFAEPYDLAVGNEIDLIAECFEECQDPTTVKQYEAFIELVKDYIAHLSLLDLNFAYLLKNKKIFTHSSITALIERLLSAPHTRARTLINLREAIRAGQRLAPGIVRVIIEVLKNPHNAKDATSEYAWSVLEAVIEQGDGLPKKEIDALIQILKEEDYRVKESAAGFLRALAEQGSKFPEEILDVLIQILKKGGSYAKWCAAGVLEALAEQAGQLPEGVLDALIQILKEGDFNAECCAACFLRAPAHEESKLSEEVLGALIQILKEGDFAAKCSAAGVLEILAQQGGKFPKMVPKEALDALIQILKEGDSKAKHCAVSVLRALAKQRNKFPEEVLNALIQILKEGDSKAKHCAVSVLRALAKQRNKFPEEVLDALIQILKEGDSTAKCSAVGVLGALVQQAGQLPEEVLGVLIQILQEGDFTAKIYAASFLEALAREGNKFPEEVLDALIQILKEGDSTAKCSAVGVLGALVQQAGQLPEEVLGVLIQVLQKGDFNAKTYAASILEALVQQAGQLPEEVLGVLIQILQEGDFTAKTYAASILGALAREGNKFPEEVLDALIQILQEGDSDTKCSAAGVLEALVKQGNKFPEEVLDALIQILKEGDSAAKCSAAGVLEALVKQGNKFPEEVLDAFIQTLKEGDYAAKCCAASILKALAREGNKFSEEALGALIQTLKEGDSAAKCYAAGVLEALAQQAGQLPEGVLDALIQILKEKEGDSAAKCCAADFLGKIAQQESKLPEEALSALIQVLQKGDFNAKHSAAGVLEALAQQENKLPEEVLGALVQVLQKGDPAAKPLAIRVLKGINKNALLKMSREALSLIVEICFFNKYSFSVKGQQFQISDRRTTCLSKHTLELSYEEIREKLPSEIGVWRERLSTLSFAKDSQESIDRAQSKRPLV; the protein is encoded by the coding sequence ATGAATATACATGTTAGCTTTCTATTAAAAGCAGATCGCATAGCTGACTATGTTCCAGGATTAAGTACAATCACTAACTTGATTGATTTATTCCAAAAGTATGTGATGCTTCCAACGAAGCAAAAAGCAAACATTTCAAACAATCATTACTATTCATATTTAAAGCAAAAAAGCTTTTCTCGCTGTATTGTATTGCTAGTTCCGGTGATAGGAAACATTTCTGTTGCAATCTATGATTTTGCTAAGGGCAAATATAACCATAAGGAAGTCGCGCCTACCGCTGTTCAGCCTGTTCCTCCTTTTACCTCCCCATGCCCTCAAAATTACAATCCTCATAAACCTGTCGCTAAAGGGCTTGCTAAAGACAAAGGTCGCCAACTAGGTAAATATGCAAAAAGCTTGGTGATAGGGGGAAAAGAGGCTAAGGTAAGCAAGGCGGTTCAGCAAGAATACTCTCAAGCCACTTGCGAGCACCGTTTTACAGTGTCGTTTATGGCTCTTTATCCTCATTTGTCAACCCAGCTTGGACCGGTCCATCCCCAGGCTATTGCTAAAAATACTCAGTTAGTAGGGGCAAATTCTCAACTGCATATACAGGCTAGCTCGGTTATTCACTATCATGAGACGCATTCCTCTCGTTTGCCTGAAGCAAAGCTTCATGAAAAGCTAAAGGATTTGCTGCAACTGAATTGTCCTGGCTGCATAAAAGATTTAATGGCGCAAGGGCATAAATTTTTGAAAGAAGTCGAAGAGGAAGCTGCCCTGCGTGGTGTCTTTTATCTAGCTACCGCTTATGAATTATACGTTAGCCTTAAATTACAAGAATATAGTTTTGAGCGACAAGCTTTCGATAAATACCTGGACAAGCTGGAGCGGGGATTAGGAGATGAACAAACCTTACTGCATTACTTTGCTGCGCATGAAAATAGAAGCATTTTTATCTACCTCTTTGCTGAAAGGCAAAATATAGAATCTCATCTTAATGCCTTAGGAGGAAGGATAGTTAAAGAAACTCCTTTGCATGTGGCTAGCAGGGCAGGATCTATGCCTATTGTGCAATTTCTGCTTGAGCAGGGAGCAGATTTAAAAAAACTCGATAGCTTACAGAATAATGTTTTGCACCATGCTTGTTGCTCGCAAAAAGATCGCGTCGATATTGTTAAGCTTTTAATGCAATATGAACCTACCTTTATAAAAGCTAAGAATAGCGATGACCAGACCCCTTTACACCTAGCAGCCTTTAGCGGAAATGCAAAGAGCATGGAACACTTGCTAAATCAAATTGAAGGACCAATTGAGCTGGATCAGCAAGATAAAAAGGGAAACACCCCTTTGCACTTGGCTGTTATCGGCGTGGGGAGATCTTCTAGCCAAGCCGCAGAGGACTATATCAAAATAGTTATAGCCTTAGTAAAAAAAGGGGCCAACCTGAATGCCTTAAATCCTGAGAAAAAAACGGTCTTAGCCCTTATTTTTAAAAATGAGGCCATTACCCAGGCTTTAATTCAGGCAAGCTTAAGTTCACAAATCATGGATAGCTTTCTTCGGAGCTATTACCTTTCTCAAGAAACCCTTTCGATTTTCAGAATCAAAGCGCAAAAAGATTGGGAGTTTAAAGTTCCTTTAGAAGAAATCTATGTGCGTTTAGGTATGATTGAAAATGAGGAAAGAAAAACACGCGACCAAGCCCTAGGCAAGCACTCTGAGTATTTACAAGGTGCTAGCATGCCGGCTTACGAAACCATGTTTGAGTCCAAAGAAGAGATTGAAATCGAACAGCTTTTCGAACACGAAAGCCTTAACAAAGAAAAGGCTAAGAGGATTTATATCCAAGGAGTTGCCGGCATTGGTAAAAGCACCCTCTGTCACTATATCAGATACCGCTGGGCAAAAGGGACGCTTTGGGCGGGCATGTTTACCTGCCTTTTTTGGATTCCTTTAAGAAATTTGACGTTAAGGAAATATCCCGCTGATAAAGAGTATACTCCAGCTGGCCTAATTGCAAAAGAATACGCCGGAAAAATTGAGTCCAAAGTGATCGAAGCTTGTATACAAGATACCGCTTTTCTACAAAACACCCTGCTTGTTTTAGACGGGTATGATGAGCTCCCAGCAGAAGCCCAAGCAAACACAAGTCTAGCTACAGCTTTTAAGCAGCTAAAAGAATTATTCCCCCATATTCTGATTACTTCAAGACCTGGAAGCTGCTCTTTTAAACGCTCTTGCGAGCTAGAGCTTTTAGGTTTTGATAATGAAGGGATCGAAGACTATATCGAGAGGTTTTTCAAACACCTTGAAGCAGAAGAGAAAAAAGAAAAACTCTACCATCTATTAAATTCTTCTCCCCAGGTGCTAAGCCTGGCACAAATTCCAATTAACTTAACTCTGCTGTGTTGTCTCTTTAATGAAGATCCCGAAGTTTTTGATGCTAGACAGCCCATTACGATGACCTATATTTATGAACGGATGGTTAACTGGATGTATAAGTGGTTTCTTTTGAGAAGAATTGACCAAGGACAATCACGCCAAACCAAAGAGGAAATTTTGGCAGAGAAAAATCTGCGCCAAAATCTAGAAGTAGCCAATATAGCTAATGCTTTTGAAAAAATGGCCAGTTTTGCTATGAGAAATGATACCCTTTATTTAAGCAAGCGAGAAATTGAAAATTTTAAAGGTAACAAAATCTTATCCAATGAGCTTACAGATTGTGGGCTTATGCGCATTCCTGGAGCCGTAACTGAAGAAAAAGGGTATTTTATCCACTTAACCTTCCAAGAGTTTTTAACCGCTTCAAAAGTTGCCAATCAATATCTCACAGGAGAAAGGCAAGCATGCCAAGACTTTGTACGTACTTACAAGTTTGAACCGCGCTACGCTCTTGTTTTACGCATGATTGCTGGTTATCTTTCTCTTTCTACCTCAAATAATCGGTTTTATTTAGATCCAAACCCGCTTCAGGCCTTTTTTGATGATCTCTTTGCTGAACCTTACGACTTAGCTGTCGGAAACGAAATTGATTTAATTGCCGAGTGTTTTGAAGAATGCCAAGATCCTACTACAGTGAAGCAATATGAGGCCTTTATTGAGCTTGTGAAAGATTATATAGCGCATCTCTCTTTATTAGATTTAAACTTTGCATATCTGCTTAAGAATAAAAAAATCTTCACTCATTCTAGTATAACAGCTCTTATTGAACGATTATTATCCGCCCCACATACCCGAGCAAGAACGTTAATAAATTTACGAGAAGCCATAAGAGCAGGGCAAAGATTAGCTCCAGGCATTGTACGGGTTATTATTGAAGTGCTTAAGAATCCTCATAACGCTAAAGATGCTACTTCAGAATACGCTTGGTCTGTCTTAGAAGCAGTGATAGAGCAAGGAGATGGGCTCCCTAAAAAAGAGATAGATGCTCTTATCCAAATCCTCAAGGAGGAAGATTATAGGGTCAAAGAGTCTGCTGCTGGCTTTCTAAGAGCGCTGGCAGAGCAGGGAAGTAAGTTTCCTGAAGAAATACTAGATGTTCTTATCCAAATCCTCAAGAAGGGAGGTTCTTATGCCAAATGGTGTGCTGCTGGCGTTCTAGAAGCATTGGCAGAACAGGCAGGTCAGCTTCCTGAGGGAGTATTAGATGCTCTTATCCAAATCCTCAAGGAGGGCGATTTTAATGCCGAATGTTGTGCTGCCTGTTTTCTAAGAGCACCGGCGCACGAGGAAAGCAAGCTTTCTGAGGAGGTATTAGGTGCTCTTATCCAAATCCTCAAGGAGGGTGATTTTGCTGCCAAATGTTCTGCTGCTGGCGTTCTAGAAATACTGGCACAGCAGGGAGGCAAGTTTCCCAAAATGGTACCTAAAGAAGCATTAGATGCTCTTATCCAAATCCTTAAGGAGGGTGATTCTAAAGCCAAACATTGTGCTGTTAGCGTTCTAAGAGCCCTGGCAAAGCAGAGGAATAAGTTTCCTGAGGAGGTATTAAATGCTCTTATCCAAATCCTTAAGGAGGGTGATTCTAAAGCCAAACATTGTGCTGTTAGCGTTCTAAGAGCCCTGGCAAAGCAGAGGAATAAGTTTCCTGAGGAGGTATTAGATGCTCTTATCCAAATCCTCAAGGAGGGCGATTCTACTGCCAAATGTTCTGCTGTTGGCGTTTTAGGAGCACTGGTACAACAGGCAGGCCAGCTTCCTGAGGAGGTATTAGGTGTTCTTATCCAAATCCTCCAGGAGGGTGATTTTACTGCCAAAATTTATGCTGCCAGCTTTCTAGAAGCACTAGCACGAGAGGGGAATAAGTTTCCTGAGGAGGTATTAGATGCTCTTATCCAAATCCTCAAGGAGGGCGATTCTACTGCCAAATGTTCTGCTGTTGGCGTTTTAGGAGCACTGGTACAACAGGCAGGCCAGCTTCCTGAGGAGGTATTAGGTGTTCTTATCCAAGTCCTTCAGAAGGGCGATTTTAATGCCAAAACTTATGCTGCCAGCATTCTAGAAGCACTGGTACAACAGGCAGGCCAGCTTCCTGAGGAGGTATTAGGTGTTCTTATCCAAATCCTTCAGGAGGGTGATTTTACTGCCAAAACTTATGCTGCCAGCATTCTAGGAGCACTAGCACGAGAGGGGAATAAGTTTCCTGAGGAGGTATTAGATGCTCTTATCCAAATCCTCCAAGAGGGAGATTCTGATACCAAATGTTCTGCTGCTGGCGTTCTAGAAGCATTAGTGAAGCAGGGGAATAAGTTTCCTGAGGAGGTATTAGATGCTCTTATCCAAATCCTCAAGGAGGGCGACTCTGCTGCCAAATGTTCTGCTGCTGGCGTTCTAGAAGCATTAGTGAAGCAGGGGAATAAGTTTCCTGAGGAGGTATTAGATGCTTTTATCCAAACCCTCAAGGAGGGCGACTATGCTGCCAAATGTTGTGCTGCCAGCATTCTAAAAGCACTAGCACGAGAGGGGAATAAGTTTTCTGAGGAGGCATTAGGTGCTCTTATCCAAACCCTCAAGGAGGGCGACTCTGCTGCCAAATGTTACGCTGCTGGCGTTCTAGAAGCATTGGCACAACAGGCAGGTCAGCTTCCTGAGGGAGTATTAGATGCTCTTATCCAAATCCTTAAGGAGAAGGAGGGCGACTCTGCTGCCAAATGTTGCGCTGCCGATTTTCTAGGAAAAATAGCGCAGCAGGAAAGTAAGTTGCCTGAGGAAGCTTTAAGCGCTCTTATCCAAGTCCTTCAGAAGGGCGATTTTAATGCCAAACATTCTGCTGCTGGCGTTCTAGAAGCACTAGCTCAGCAGGAAAATAAGTTGCCTGAGGAGGTATTGGGCGCTCTTGTCCAAGTCCTCCAGAAGGGCGATCCTGCTGCCAAACCTTTGGCTATCCGCGTTTTAAAAGGAATCAATAAAAATGCTTTATTAAAGATGAGCCGAGAAGCCCTTTCTTTGATCGTTGAAATTTGTTTCTTTAATAAATATAGCTTTTCAGTGAAAGGCCAGCAATTTCAAATTTCTGACAGAAGAACAACTTGCTTATCTAAACACACCCTCGAGCTTAGCTATGAGGAAATAAGAGAAAAGCTACCTTCAGAAATTGGCGTGTGGAGGGAACGATTAAGCACTCTTAGTTTTGCTAAGGATTCACAAGAATCCATCGATCGAGCTCAGTCTAAAAGACCCCTCGTTTAG
- a CDS encoding NAD(P)/FAD-dependent oxidoreductase translates to MSKNYDAIVIGTGPNGFAAAITLAQAGLSVGMFEAKDTIGGGMRSTELTLPGYVHDVCSAIHPLGVGSPFFRSLPLEKHGLKWIFPSAALAHPFDDGTAVTLEPSIEKTSKNLGIDGAAYRRILTDCVKRWDNLIDDLLGPLHFPKHPLQMAWFAGFCLQPATKLARQLFREERARGFFAGLAAHSMLPLERYLTSAFALILNILGHTTGWPIPEGGSQNIANALASFFRSLGGEIHTNSPIECLEQLPSSQVVLCDVSPKQLLKIASNQLSDRYKRILENYRYGPGVFKVDWALSQPIPWKAKECLRAGAVHLGGTLEEIAQSEREVWENLHPQKPYIILAQQSLFDSTRAPKGKHTAWGYCHVPNGSDINMTEVIEAQIERFAPGFKDCILAKTTKSAQQFEQYNPNYVGGDINGGVQDLSQLFTRPAARLVPYSTPHKGLYICSASTPPGGGVHGMCGYHAAQAALKQCF, encoded by the coding sequence GGCTTATCGGTAGGAATGTTTGAAGCTAAAGATACCATAGGTGGGGGAATGCGGTCTACCGAATTGACCTTACCAGGGTATGTCCATGATGTCTGCTCGGCCATTCATCCTCTCGGGGTTGGGTCTCCTTTTTTTCGCTCTCTACCTCTTGAAAAGCATGGCTTAAAATGGATTTTTCCTTCGGCAGCTCTGGCACATCCCTTTGACGATGGAACGGCGGTCACACTTGAGCCTTCGATTGAAAAGACAAGCAAGAATTTGGGTATAGATGGGGCTGCCTACCGTCGAATTTTAACAGACTGCGTAAAAAGGTGGGATAATCTTATCGACGACCTATTAGGCCCCTTGCATTTTCCGAAGCATCCTCTTCAAATGGCTTGGTTCGCGGGATTTTGCCTACAGCCGGCCACTAAACTTGCGCGTCAACTTTTTCGAGAAGAACGAGCGCGAGGTTTCTTTGCTGGACTAGCAGCGCATTCAATGCTGCCTTTGGAACGCTATTTAACCTCTGCTTTTGCACTTATTCTCAATATATTGGGGCATACGACAGGTTGGCCCATCCCTGAAGGGGGATCGCAAAACATTGCGAATGCTTTAGCTTCATTTTTCCGTTCCCTGGGTGGGGAAATTCATACAAATAGCCCTATTGAATGTCTTGAACAGTTGCCTTCTTCTCAGGTCGTCCTGTGTGACGTATCGCCAAAACAATTGTTAAAAATTGCGTCGAATCAGCTTTCCGATCGTTATAAGAGAATACTGGAGAACTATCGGTATGGTCCAGGTGTTTTCAAAGTTGATTGGGCACTCAGCCAACCCATTCCTTGGAAAGCTAAAGAGTGTTTGAGAGCAGGGGCGGTGCATTTAGGGGGAACGCTTGAGGAAATTGCGCAATCAGAGCGGGAAGTTTGGGAAAATCTCCATCCTCAGAAGCCTTACATTATCCTCGCGCAACAAAGCTTATTCGATTCCACCAGAGCGCCTAAAGGCAAGCATACAGCTTGGGGATATTGCCATGTGCCTAATGGATCCGATATCAATATGACAGAAGTCATCGAAGCGCAGATTGAACGATTTGCACCAGGTTTTAAGGATTGCATTCTTGCCAAAACCACTAAATCAGCCCAACAATTTGAACAGTATAATCCTAATTATGTGGGCGGAGACATTAACGGAGGAGTTCAGGATCTCTCTCAGCTTTTTACTCGTCCCGCCGCGCGATTAGTGCCCTATTCCACCCCTCATAAAGGGCTTTATATTTGCTCCGCCTCAACTCCTCCAGGAGGTGGGGTGCACGGAATGTGTGGTTACCATGCTGCTCAAGCAGCATTAAAGCAGTGTTTTTAA